In Caretta caretta isolate rCarCar2 chromosome 18, rCarCar1.hap1, whole genome shotgun sequence, a single genomic region encodes these proteins:
- the UBXN10 gene encoding UBX domain-containing protein 10, with protein sequence MATVAPLNIAPSECNTTSGTAEAFIWRSNTINMHVTRPKSAKGRTRSSLNYSHSVEAYSYRVPSSPQPAAPYEAASNQRASSTKPTYQPGQVSPDEIPELLQQVPLRTSSSLNKYRVLPSISRKGLGKSVVETVIEQTNKLKMSSRQEEEQPSKALPEEEKSTGIMTENEGARGEYSKVQPPISEKKPLRKTREESSSSVLNLEEPLKKEPRLLLAVRSPSGQRFEHHFRPTDSLQTVLAVAEQKHTTKYKHCRVETMEVPRRSFPDLTRSLQECGIPHKSVLCILQEVQDGDL encoded by the coding sequence ATGGCCACAGTAGCACCTCTGAACATAGCACCATCTGAATGCAACACCACTTCGGGCACTGCAGAAGCTTTCATTTGGAGGTCAAACACCATCAATATGCATGTTACCCGGCCGAAATCTGCCAAGGGACGTACAAGATCAAGCTTGAATTACTCCCATAGTGTGGAGGCCTATTCTTATAGAGTGCCATCCTCTCCTCAGCCAGCAGCTCCCTATGAAGCAGCAAGCAATCAAAGAGCATCATCTACCAAACCAACTTACCAGCCTGGGCAGGTGTCTCCTGATGAAATCCCAGAGCTCCTCCAACAAGTACCCTTGAGGACCTCCTCTTCCCTAAATAAGTACAGAGTGCTCCCGTCCATCAGCAGGAAGGGCTTGGGGAAGAGTGTTGTGGAAACAGTGATCGAACAGACCAACAAACTGAAAATGAGTAGTAGACAGGAGGAGGAGCAACCATCCAAAGCTCTTCCTGAAGAGGAAAAATCCACTGGTATAATGACAGAGAATGAAGGGGCTAGAGGGGAATACTCAAAAGTCCAACCTCCCATTTCTGAGAAGAAGCCGTTAAGGAAAACAAGAGAAGAAAGCTCTTCATCAGTTTTAAACTTGGAGGAGCCACTGAAGAAAGAACCAAGACTGCTGCTTGCCGTTAGGTCTCCTTCTGGTCAAAGATTTGAACATCACTTCAGGCCTACAGACAGCCTTCAGACGGTCCTTGCTGTGGCAGAACAAAAGCACACAACCAAATACAAACACTGTCGTGTTGAAACGATGGAAGTGCCTAGGAGGAGCTTTCCTGACCTTACAAGGTCCCTGCAAGAGTGCGGGATCCCACACAAGTCAGTGTTGTGCATTCTCCAGGAAGTGCAAGATGGAGATCTCTAA